The Cloacibacillus sp. sequence AAGTGGCTCATCCCCCGTTTCTGCATCGTATTCCTCGTGCAGGCGTCGCTCATAGTGCTTGCGATATTTATAGGCTACAAATAACAATTTTTACCATTATAAAAAGCACAAGGCCGGCCAAATGGCCGGCCTTGTTTTGCGTTTCGGGTCATCCTCCGAGGTAGGCGCTTATCACTCTTGGGTCTGTCAGAAGTTCTGCGCCTTTGCCTTGCAGAGATATCTCTCCAACTTCGAGGACGTAGGCGTAGTCGGCTATTTTAAGCGCGGCGAAGGCGTTTTGCTCAACGAGCAGGACGGTCTTGCCTTCTGCGTTTATGTGGCGGATTATCTCAAATACCTCTTCCACCAGTATCGGGGCGAGTCCCATTGACGGTTCGTCGAGCATTATGAGCTGAGGGTCGCTCATCAGGGCGCGCCCGACCGCAAGCATCTGCTGTTCGCCGCCTGATAGCGTGCCGCCCTTCTGCCAGGAGCGCTCCTTCAGCCTCGGAAAGAGCGTGAAGGCGCGTTCTATCCCGGCCTCTTCTTCGTTTTTTGTTTTGCAGGAGTAGCCGCCTAGTTTTAAGTTCTCCAGCACCGTGAGGTGCGGGAATATCCTTCGGCCTTCGGGGCAGAGCGCGACGCCGTGTTCAAGGATATTTTCCGGTTTGAGGCCCAGCAGGTGTTTTTCGTCCCACGTGACTGAGCCGGACTTGTTTTGGACGAGGCCCGCTATCGCGCGCAGCGTGCTGCTTTTGCCGGCGCCGTTCGCTCCTATGAGCGTCACTATTTTGCCTTCCGGCACTTCAAGCGATATGCCGCGGACGGCGTGTATGCCTCCGTAGCTGACAGACAGATTTTCAACCTTCAGCATTTTGCCGCAGCCTCCTTGCCAAGATAGGCCTCTATGACCTTCGGGTTCGAGCGGATGTCGGCCGGCGTCCCTTCGGCTATGAGAAGGCCGTAGTCTAGCACGCGTATCCATTCGGAGACGCCCATGACAACCTTCATGTCGTGCTCTATCATCAGTATCGTCACTTTGAACTGGTCGCGGATGCTGCGGATGAAGTCCATCAGTTCTCCGCTTTCCTGAGGGTTCATCCCCGCCGCCGGCTCGTCAAGCAGCAGCAGCTTGGGCTCCGTGGCGAGCGCGCGCGATATTTCAAGTCTGCGCTGCGCGCCGTAGGGCAGGCCTGTGGCTACTTCGTCCGCGAATTTTGCAAGGCCTACCGCATCAAGCAGGCACATCGAACGGTCGCGGATCTCGCGTTCTTCGCGGCGGAACGACGGAAGCTGGAGCGGCGCGCTCCACCACGGAGTTTTCTGGCGCACCCAGCAGGCGGTCATGACGTTTTGCAGCACGGTGCCGCC is a genomic window containing:
- a CDS encoding ABC transporter ATP-binding protein, which encodes MLKVENLSVSYGGIHAVRGISLEVPEGKIVTLIGANGAGKSSTLRAIAGLVQNKSGSVTWDEKHLLGLKPENILEHGVALCPEGRRIFPHLTVLENLKLGGYSCKTKNEEEAGIERAFTLFPRLKERSWQKGGTLSGGEQQMLAVGRALMSDPQLIMLDEPSMGLAPILVEEVFEIIRHINAEGKTVLLVEQNAFAALKIADYAYVLEVGEISLQGKGAELLTDPRVISAYLGG
- a CDS encoding ABC transporter ATP-binding protein — translated: MADTILKTENVMIKFGGLTAVSGFDIEVERGSITSLIGPNGAGKTTCFNIITGFYKPTEGRVLFEGRDITPLEPHIVCKTGIARTFQNIRLFTGGTVLQNVMTACWVRQKTPWWSAPLQLPSFRREEREIRDRSMCLLDAVGLAKFADEVATGLPYGAQRRLEISRALATEPKLLLLDEPAAGMNPQESGELMDFIRSIRDQFKVTILMIEHDMKVVMGVSEWIRVLDYGLLIAEGTPADIRSNPKVIEAYLGKEAAAKC